Proteins from a genomic interval of Arachis hypogaea cultivar Tifrunner chromosome 10, arahy.Tifrunner.gnm2.J5K5, whole genome shotgun sequence:
- the LOC112716454 gene encoding chorismate mutase 1, chloroplastic produces the protein MEAKLLLKSSTTFAAPCSLCDSSRPFSSFPLTTPRPSFPFNPISDFSQKCTLSIRPNAAFTESMPTKKRIDESENLTLDHIRHSLIRQEDSIIFGLLERAQYCYNEDTYDPDAFSMDGFHGSLVEYMVRETEKLHAKVGRYKSPDEHPFFPDGLPEPLLPPLQYPKVLHPIADSININDQVWSVYFRVLIPQLVKEGDDGNCGSTAVCDTMCLQALSKRIHYGKFVAEAKFQAAPDEYKAAIIAQDKDKLMELLTYPEVEEAIKRRVEMKAKTYGQEVVVNMKEHKTEPVYKINPRLIADLYSDWIMPLTKEVQVAYLLRKLD, from the exons atgGAGGCCAAGCTTCTTTTGAAATCTTCAACCACCTTCGCTGCACCTTGTTCTCTCTGTGATTCCTCAAgacccttttcttcttttcctctcacAACTCCAAGGCCTTCCTTTCCCTTCAACCCCATTTCAgatttctcccaaaaatgcacCCTTTCTATTCGACCAAATGCCGCTTTCACCGA ATCAATGCCTACAAAGAAAAGGATTGATGAAAGTGAAAACCTGACCCTTGATCATATAAGACATTCATTAATTCGTCAAGAGGATAGTATAATCTTTGGCCTCCTGGAGCGAGCGCAATATTGTTACAATGAAGATACATATGACCCTGATGCCTTCTCCATGGATGGATTTCATGGCTCATTAGTGGAATACATGGTCAGGGAAACAGAGAAACTTCATGCCAAG GTAGGCAGATACAAGAGCCCTGATGAACATCCTTTCTTTCCAGATGGCCTACCTGAACCATTGTTACCGCCTTTGCAATATCCTAAG GTATTGCATCCTATTGCTGATTCTATCAATATAAACGATCAAGTTTGGAGTGTATACTTCAGAGTTCTTATCCCGCAACTAGTAAAGGAAGGTGATGATGGTAATTGTGGATCCACTGCTGTTTGCGACACAATGTGCTTGCAG GCGCTTTCAAAGAGAATTCATTATGGCAAATTTGTAGCCGAGGCTAAATTTCAAGCTGCCCCAGATGAATATAAAGCTGCCATTATTGCACAG GAcaaggacaagttgatggaatTGCTAACGTATCCCGAAGTCGAAGAGGCAATTAAAAGGAGAGTGGAGATGAAGGCCAAGACTTATGGTCAGGAAGTTGTTGTAAATATGAAGGAACATAAAACTGAGCCAGTTTACAAGATTAATCCAAGATTAATTGCTGATCTATATAGTGATTGGATCATGCCATTGACAAAGGAAGTTCAAGTTGCATATTTATTGAGGAAGCTAGATTGA
- the LOC112717939 gene encoding uncharacterized protein → MVQKMPGSVFQIETRPLYNGNKEAQGVKILHRVFWSFNPCIRAFRHCKPLVQVDDTHLYGKYKGTLLVAVAQDGNQNIVPIAFALVEGETADAWHFFLRNLQMYVVRKDVVGMISDRHESIWVAVNRSGGDWQPPRAWWMFCIRHIGSNFLRAFKVSQLQKLVVNIGYSRTVEEYNINYKRLEERGEAYARWCDAIGLRHWVLAFDEGHRWGHMTTNLVECINSVLKGVRNLPVLALVRATYYRLNELFTRKSAETHERKRVGYTYSAFAQQRIEASMQHTENIVVHCFDRRNEVFEVRKMTTGKVLVVDLARRTCDCGHF, encoded by the coding sequence ATGGTGCAGAAGATGCCTGGTTCAGTTTTCCAAATAGAAACACGACCACTGTACAACGGGAATAAGGAGGCGCAAGGTGTAAAAATACTTCATCGGGTATTttggagtttcaatccatgcatTAGGGCATTCAGGCATTGTAAGCCCCTGGTTCAGGTTGACGACACACACCTATACGGAAAATACAAAGGTACACTTCTAGTTGctgttgcacaagatgggaaccaAAACATTGTGCCTATCGCCTTTGCCTTGGTAGAAGGGGAGACAGCTGATGCGTGGCACTTCTTTCTCAGGAATCTGCAAATGTATGTTGTTAGAAAAGACGTTGTGGGTATGATCTCAGACCGACATGAGTCAATATGGGTAGCAGTAAATCGTTCCGGTGGTGACTGGCAACCTCCAAGAGCATGGTGGATGTTTTGTATAAGACACATCGGCAGTAACTTCTTAAGGGCATTCAAAGTCTCTCAATTGCAAAAACTTGTTGTCAACATAGGGTATTCAAGAACGGTGGAGGAGTACAATATCAACTATAAGAGGTTGGAAGAGCGAGGCGAGGCATATGCCAGGTGGTGCGATGCCATTGGACTCAGACATTGGGTATTGGCATTCGACGAGGGACATCGATGGGGCCATATGACAACGAACCTTGTCGAGTGCATTAACTCAGTGTTGAAGGGTGTCCGTAATCTACCTGTGTTGGCACTGGTCCGAGCAACATATTATAGGTTAAATGAACTTTTTACGCGGAAGAGTGCCGAGACTCACGAACGCAAGCGTGTTGGATATACGTACTCCGCATTTGCACAACAGCGGATAGAAGCAAGTATGCAACATACTGAGAATATAGTTGTGCACTGCTTTGATAGACGAAATGAGGTGTTTGAGGTGCGCAAAATGACTACTGGAAAGGTGTTAGTTGTTGATCTTGCGCGACGGACATGTGACTGTGGGCACTTTTAG